One Faecalispora anaeroviscerum genomic window carries:
- a CDS encoding DUF5986 family protein: protein MDKGFKLTCGEQFITKVVHCVNDAVGDSIREDTYYLKTKNSTPTRIWDILNTKLCNEMPKISCVADSTQRGSWQMVPVFSQEKRILFTFMRESRFEQLFKNLKKRKNPHYLDGLVNILNAKLLNNDQMTLYPIDLFDEDNMKDIVQKILFDLKVEREFIDHHALILFESHNFELISIRAVVIDKNMKIVYEENWNQYITADVSTIMQSATEFSTASNHPERGLKLSEKANKRKQHNIKVRPSETDDEENLNN from the coding sequence ATGGATAAAGGGTTCAAATTGACATGTGGAGAACAATTTATTACCAAAGTTGTTCATTGTGTAAACGATGCCGTTGGAGACAGCATTAGAGAAGATACATATTATCTCAAAACAAAAAATAGCACACCAACTAGAATCTGGGATATATTAAATACAAAACTATGCAATGAAATGCCTAAAATATCTTGTGTAGCCGATTCCACACAACGAGGTTCGTGGCAAATGGTTCCCGTTTTTTCTCAAGAAAAAAGAATACTTTTTACATTTATGAGAGAGAGCCGTTTTGAACAGCTATTTAAAAATCTTAAAAAGAGAAAAAATCCTCATTATCTAGACGGTCTTGTAAATATATTGAACGCAAAACTATTAAATAATGATCAGATGACCCTTTATCCAATTGACTTGTTTGATGAAGATAATATGAAGGACATTGTTCAAAAAATTTTATTTGATTTGAAAGTGGAACGAGAATTTATTGATCATCACGCTCTAATATTATTTGAAAGCCATAATTTTGAGTTAATTTCAATTCGAGCCGTAGTAATAGATAAAAACATGAAGATAGTATATGAAGAAAATTGGAATCAGTATATTACTGCGGATGTAAGTACGATTATGCAATCTGCAACGGAATTTTCAACTGCGTCCAACCATCCTGAGCGCGGTTTAAAGTTATCTGAGAAGGCAAATAAAAGAAAACAACATAACATTAAAGTACGGCCGTCCGAAACAGATGATGAAGAAAATTTAAATAATTAG
- a CDS encoding DarT ssDNA thymidine ADP-ribosyltransferase family protein, whose protein sequence is MTFSEIIRQNCDTASVRWWPRYAYHYTDVSNAVNILSTGYLYSRIKAQETKAMANDNASIQVINMTESAATSSVRFYFRPLTPTQYYNEGFKHEAIRYCNDENANVPVPVFFLFDLEKLLKEPLTKFSEFSQAGHSAPIFSGIDEFQKLDFNKIYSKGYVEEEVRKYRHAEILYPNSYQIDNSLKFVLCRSEIEKTTLMTLLKKKDSKSYYKYKNIIKVCKADMFENNGLFLKNVSFGMNSISFAFADTYLKSKYEQSQMFKLDCESLVPVSAEFQFKWVAGNGNSIAEISFEREIDYQNPEQIVFNKLPKYKGSKSMMVTLTLEGKLVCCIERAIDSLELL, encoded by the coding sequence ATGACATTCTCAGAAATTATCCGGCAAAACTGTGATACGGCTTCGGTGAGATGGTGGCCAAGATATGCGTACCATTATACCGATGTGTCTAACGCAGTCAATATTTTATCCACAGGTTATTTATACAGTAGAATAAAAGCACAAGAAACAAAGGCTATGGCCAATGATAACGCAAGTATTCAAGTGATTAACATGACGGAAAGTGCGGCGACTTCCTCCGTTCGGTTCTATTTTCGACCGTTGACTCCCACGCAATATTATAACGAGGGCTTTAAACATGAGGCAATTCGTTATTGCAATGATGAAAATGCAAATGTTCCGGTGCCGGTATTCTTTCTTTTTGATCTAGAAAAATTATTAAAGGAACCTCTTACAAAATTTTCTGAGTTTAGTCAAGCAGGTCATAGCGCCCCGATTTTTAGTGGAATTGATGAATTTCAGAAATTGGATTTCAATAAAATTTACAGCAAGGGATATGTTGAGGAAGAAGTTAGAAAATATCGTCATGCTGAAATTCTTTATCCCAATTCATATCAGATTGATAACAGCTTAAAATTTGTTTTATGTCGGAGCGAAATTGAAAAAACCACTTTGATGACTCTGCTGAAGAAAAAAGATTCAAAAAGCTATTATAAATACAAAAACATTATAAAAGTTTGTAAAGCTGATATGTTCGAAAATAATGGCTTGTTTTTGAAGAATGTTTCATTCGGTATGAATTCTATCAGCTTTGCTTTTGCAGATACCTATCTCAAAAGTAAATATGAGCAGTCGCAAATGTTTAAGCTTGATTGTGAAAGTTTGGTTCCTGTTTCAGCAGAATTTCAATTTAAATGGGTTGCTGGAAATGGGAACAGTATTGCTGAAATCTCGTTTGAAAGAGAAATTGATTACCAAAATCCAGAGCAAATTGTGTTTAACAAATTACCTAAGTATAAAGGCTCTAAAAGTATGATGGTTACTTTGACGCTTGAGGGAAAGCTAGTCTGTTGTATTGAACGTGCGATAGATAGTTTGGAGCTTTTATAA
- a CDS encoding macro domain-containing protein encodes MIEYIEGDIFNSPAQVIVNTVNTVGVMGKGLALSFKKRYPEMFQSYRRACEKNLLKTGKLMLFYSPDHWILLFPTKENWRYPSKLEYIEAGLVKFVQTYAEKSITSIAFPRLGCGNGELNWDDVRPLMEKYLRSLPIDVYIYIGTGPDVVPEHKAQKETMAWLHENAKDMSFKGLIDDIAYQAALLPITFLYEESEVTVKYSDGIVFEYKGQTQVVSDDEMYQLWDVIRTDGVFAADASFRSSLVYRLLLKLGYLSKIRIQDSKSGNMLDGYQLNEGLGRAYGVKEC; translated from the coding sequence ATGATCGAATATATTGAGGGCGACATATTTAACAGTCCTGCACAGGTAATTGTAAATACAGTTAACACTGTAGGCGTTATGGGCAAGGGTCTCGCATTATCATTCAAGAAAAGATACCCCGAAATGTTTCAATCTTACAGGCGTGCATGTGAAAAGAACCTATTGAAAACAGGAAAACTGATGTTGTTTTATTCTCCAGATCATTGGATTCTTTTATTTCCAACAAAAGAAAATTGGAGATATCCTTCAAAGTTAGAATACATTGAAGCTGGACTGGTGAAGTTTGTTCAAACTTATGCAGAAAAGAGCATTACCTCTATTGCATTTCCGAGGCTCGGATGTGGAAACGGTGAATTAAATTGGGATGACGTTCGTCCACTGATGGAGAAATATCTACGCTCCCTCCCGATTGATGTTTATATTTATATTGGGACAGGGCCAGATGTTGTGCCGGAGCACAAGGCACAGAAAGAAACAATGGCATGGCTGCATGAAAATGCGAAAGACATGTCTTTTAAAGGACTGATTGATGATATTGCGTATCAAGCCGCCTTGTTACCGATAACTTTCTTATATGAAGAAAGTGAGGTAACCGTTAAATATTCAGATGGAATCGTATTTGAATATAAAGGACAAACACAGGTTGTTTCTGATGATGAGATGTATCAGCTATGGGATGTTATACGCACCGACGGTGTGTTTGCAGCTGATGCTTCCTTTCGCAGTTCTTTGGTATATAGATTACTTCTTAAGCTAGGATATCTTTCTAAAATTCGAATTCAGGACAGTAAGTCTGGAAATATGTTAGACGGCTATCAATTAAACGAAGGACTTGGCCGGGCATACGGCGTAAAGGAGTGTTAA
- a CDS encoding RNA polymerase sigma factor yields the protein MEAEQLSSIVEQAKNQDVQAITQLYEEYHNGLYFLCLKIVKNEDDALDLVQDSFLQAFDKLETLQNTERFGSWLNQIAANKCRDYLKKKKPLLFSQKQGDEDGAGEEFEIEDRNETLIPDQSLDTQETRRLIMQIIDALPDLQRMTVMLYYYEEKPVSEIAEIMECSENTVKSRLNYARKQIRAGVLELEQKGTKLYGAMPMLFPLIQNAAAGYTMPAGTSASMLGSITSFLPSQSSVSTISSLSAKTLPQKLQTVLNVVKSSSLPVKAVSVLAAAAIVTAAGANLLNHDTSIKTEKTVSSVAVQTETVDETVILKNYLDSLPSKTEFEVKGYPDEDNMPFPAPMDYPSIQVPVTKQLLAGKIIDFKDTPHKQLVLKYQYGSTYSGKLVTMDVYSVVKVVSSKAQKSITETSIYEDTIESNDIPSDGEEPGNQFTYSHVLHCLMDDFSKEKNSTADFALYHKERVLKHRKTNQISILWIEGTDNPEDDHYYYLKIGPNGNNISAEDKEGDDYKKLQATLAEYDDITDQIK from the coding sequence ATGGAGGCAGAACAATTATCTAGTATTGTGGAACAAGCCAAAAATCAAGATGTACAAGCAATTACACAGCTTTATGAGGAGTACCACAACGGGTTGTACTTTTTGTGCCTAAAAATTGTAAAGAATGAAGACGATGCGCTGGATTTGGTGCAGGATAGCTTTTTACAGGCATTTGATAAGCTAGAAACCTTACAAAATACCGAGCGGTTCGGCTCATGGCTCAATCAAATTGCGGCGAATAAATGCCGGGATTATCTGAAAAAGAAAAAGCCGCTTTTGTTTTCTCAAAAGCAAGGCGATGAAGATGGCGCCGGAGAAGAGTTTGAAATTGAAGACCGTAATGAAACCCTGATTCCAGACCAGTCGCTTGACACACAAGAAACCCGGCGGTTGATTATGCAGATCATTGACGCACTGCCAGACCTGCAGCGGATGACGGTGATGCTGTATTATTACGAAGAAAAGCCGGTCAGTGAGATTGCCGAGATCATGGAATGCTCCGAAAACACGGTAAAAAGTCGCCTAAACTATGCACGCAAGCAGATTCGGGCCGGTGTGCTGGAGCTAGAGCAAAAGGGCACCAAGCTGTATGGCGCAATGCCGATGCTCTTCCCGCTCATTCAAAATGCAGCGGCTGGATATACAATGCCGGCAGGGACTTCTGCCTCTATGTTGGGGAGCATCACTTCTTTTCTTCCCTCACAGAGTTCTGTTAGCACCATTTCTTCTTTATCTGCCAAAACCTTACCTCAAAAGCTTCAAACAGTTTTAAACGTAGTGAAATCCTCCAGTCTGCCGGTCAAAGCAGTTTCTGTCCTTGCTGCAGCAGCCATAGTCACCGCAGCAGGAGCAAATCTGTTGAATCATGATACGTCAATTAAAACGGAAAAAACCGTCAGTTCTGTTGCAGTTCAGACTGAAACGGTAGATGAAACAGTGATATTAAAAAATTATCTTGATTCCTTGCCTTCAAAAACTGAGTTTGAAGTAAAAGGGTATCCTGACGAAGATAATATGCCTTTCCCTGCTCCTATGGATTATCCTTCCATACAAGTTCCTGTGACAAAACAATTACTCGCTGGGAAAATAATTGATTTTAAGGACACTCCTCATAAACAGCTTGTCTTAAAATATCAATACGGTAGCACTTATTCAGGCAAGCTGGTTACTATGGATGTGTATAGTGTGGTTAAAGTTGTTTCTTCAAAAGCCCAAAAATCAATTACTGAAACTTCAATTTATGAGGATACCATTGAATCTAATGATATACCTAGCGATGGTGAAGAGCCAGGTAACCAATTTACCTATAGCCATGTATTACATTGCTTAATGGATGATTTTTCAAAAGAAAAAAATTCAACTGCTGATTTCGCTTTATACCATAAAGAAAGAGTGCTGAAACATAGAAAGACAAATCAGATTAGTATTTTGTGGATCGAGGGGACGGATAATCCAGAGGATGATCATTATTATTATTTGAAGATAGGCCCCAATGGCAACAATATTTCAGCCGAAGATAAGGAAGGCGATGATTACAAAAAACTTCAAGCTACTTTAGCGGAGTATGATGATATTACAGACCAAATCAAATAA
- a CDS encoding recombinase family protein: MRVYGYARVSSKEQHLDRQIAALLQYGVEERNIIEEKASGRNFNRPQYAVLRNALLREGDTLIVTSLDRLSRNKVDIKAELEYYRQKSIRVKVLDLPTTLIDLEEGQDWILDMVNHILIEVLSSIAEQERVTIRKRQEEGIAAAKAKGKKFGRPEIMMPEDFPQQLERVKRHEVSAKQLMQELSLKRNTYYRFVHELEHLS; encoded by the coding sequence ATGCGGGTGTATGGCTACGCTCGGGTTAGTAGTAAAGAACAGCACTTAGACCGGCAAATCGCAGCTCTGCTCCAGTATGGGGTAGAAGAGCGCAATATCATAGAAGAAAAGGCTTCCGGCAGAAACTTCAATCGTCCCCAGTATGCAGTATTGCGAAATGCGCTGCTTCGCGAGGGGGATACACTAATCGTAACTTCCCTTGACCGGTTATCCCGTAACAAAGTCGATATCAAAGCGGAGTTGGAGTATTATCGCCAGAAAAGCATCCGAGTCAAGGTGTTGGATTTGCCGACTACTCTGATCGATTTGGAGGAGGGACAGGATTGGATTTTGGATATGGTGAATCACATCCTGATTGAGGTTCTTTCCAGCATCGCAGAACAGGAGCGTGTCACCATCCGAAAGCGTCAGGAAGAAGGAATCGCCGCAGCAAAAGCAAAAGGAAAGAAATTCGGTCGACCTGAAATTATGATGCCGGAAGATTTTCCGCAGCAGTTGGAACGAGTCAAAAGACATGAGGTTTCGGCAAAGCAGTTGATGCAGGAGTTGAGCTTGAAACGAAACACTTATTACCGCTTTGTACATGAGTTGGAGCACTTATCTTAA
- a CDS encoding transglutaminase domain-containing protein, whose protein sequence is MKKSHRFLSFVLIFTIMIGTFMPSTSVYAASLSKSQQAEQVAEQLVKKHISADMSVEEKYYALALLEQCTYDKTFAADSYTAYGSLVNHKAVCSGMALAYQLLCKKAGLYCDYITSRKMDHGWNIVKVGNHYYHMDMQSIFYGTFLLSDEQRFRSYQGGRTLMDGYQSIPVCDDGSKFSAPKNEKYNAIITSGLSFQGKSGTVSWLIRPVKSTLPNYFDSLSNYEISLTDSTGKIKKEFTIMDCDSYQKNYNLQNYGYNDTKFTFIFDVYDGHDVIQTAYSFDWNGNLISKKNCDDHDMEGFNYQGVMYSIRYDESSNTSTLVATDADLNSRDLSVFTESKMYANQCYPSGKNGSLFLLKNTGISIKGNQVSDLVKVDVVTGTTTTLLKNICSIWMLKGYIREKDVFGTGYCYFYPEKTTFEDYMANVYKSIYVI, encoded by the coding sequence ATGAAAAAGTCACATCGTTTTTTATCATTTGTGCTTATTTTCACAATAATGATTGGTACTTTTATGCCAAGTACTTCAGTTTATGCTGCCAGTCTTTCAAAAAGTCAGCAAGCTGAGCAAGTGGCAGAACAATTGGTAAAAAAGCATATTAGCGCAGATATGTCAGTGGAAGAAAAATATTATGCGTTGGCTCTTTTAGAGCAATGTACTTATGACAAAACATTTGCTGCAGACAGCTACACGGCATATGGCAGCTTAGTCAATCATAAAGCGGTTTGCAGTGGTATGGCTCTTGCCTATCAGCTTCTCTGCAAAAAGGCGGGGCTTTATTGTGATTATATCACCAGCAGAAAAATGGATCACGGCTGGAATATTGTAAAAGTTGGAAACCACTACTATCACATGGATATGCAATCCATTTTTTATGGAACATTCTTGTTGTCCGATGAACAACGTTTTCGTTCATATCAAGGGGGAAGGACTTTAATGGATGGCTATCAATCTATTCCTGTCTGTGACGACGGTTCCAAATTCAGTGCACCTAAAAACGAAAAATATAACGCTATTATTACTTCGGGGCTCTCCTTTCAAGGAAAATCCGGAACAGTATCTTGGCTAATCCGTCCTGTAAAAAGTACTCTGCCCAATTATTTTGATAGCCTGTCTAACTATGAAATTTCCCTTACAGATTCTACGGGAAAAATTAAAAAAGAGTTTACTATCATGGATTGTGACTCTTATCAAAAGAATTACAACCTTCAAAACTATGGATATAACGATACTAAATTTACTTTTATTTTTGATGTTTATGATGGCCACGATGTTATACAAACTGCGTATTCCTTTGATTGGAACGGAAATCTGATATCAAAGAAAAATTGTGACGATCATGATATGGAAGGGTTTAATTATCAAGGAGTCATGTACTCTATTCGTTATGATGAAAGCTCTAACACCAGCACACTGGTTGCAACTGATGCAGACTTAAACAGCCGCGATCTGTCAGTTTTCACTGAAAGTAAAATGTATGCCAATCAATGTTATCCCAGTGGAAAAAATGGTTCTCTCTTCTTGCTAAAAAACACTGGAATTTCCATTAAGGGAAATCAGGTTTCTGATTTAGTGAAAGTGGATGTTGTAACCGGAACAACAACTACCTTGCTAAAAAACATTTGTAGTATTTGGATGCTGAAAGGTTACATCCGCGAAAAAGATGTGTTTGGCACAGGGTATTGCTATTTTTATCCTGAAAAAACAACCTTTGAGGACTATATGGCCAATGTGTACAAATCCATCTACGTTATTTAA
- a CDS encoding Ig-like domain-containing protein: MKMTFANKLATIKETMKRVFGRITHGTTKTKILAVSGAVVIVAATATGSILLNKKGPDTIVSSSSSTVLEPAVTTLSLSQDTLTLEIGQTAQMSASPKPESSDKKIAVVWTSSDEKIATVSPDGLVTAVSKGTCTITASVDAAVSASAQITVQDPGEEEIALLKAYLKDRLQAPSVKSLNKSSIYPDGMPAEVTIKQLNDAAIVDLNGDNHYEMIVEHLFHMIPIRSEDYGYEPFYEIYYIEDGKVQKSPTLIGAENGDYMGGIWCSITQDTQTQQYFLTTNDVYRPDIDRSLITQFNTLDGAKMTPVMSSEGGIAITLSKKEIRSSNQKLIYALNEKEVDLQAFNEAQKRFKPVHFDLPQQRTQEGIGMWQNHVENKNFNIDQIKIFKNSTAPKSSFDDMIQPAQKRLISEPTTLLGMSFYRAKALLGDYHSITVPQNTPYYIAMDNDNLLEFDNYPFIVEGPDSSEDAYISNILIRKEGTNFYKDAKIGMNLTQISQTESNLSIGNSEEGDSRKVYMQPSDQKFPYTYQLFFDQDDVTQPSAKCIWAVISDIN; the protein is encoded by the coding sequence ATGAAAATGACATTTGCAAATAAACTTGCAACAATCAAAGAAACCATGAAACGAGTTTTTGGAAGAATTACTCATGGGACAACCAAAACAAAGATTTTAGCAGTATCGGGAGCTGTCGTTATCGTGGCAGCTACAGCAACAGGCAGCATTTTATTGAATAAAAAAGGCCCGGATACAATCGTTTCCTCATCCTCTAGCACTGTGCTAGAACCTGCTGTCACCACTTTATCATTGTCTCAGGATACGCTGACTTTAGAGATCGGTCAAACAGCTCAGATGTCCGCTTCTCCAAAGCCTGAATCATCGGACAAAAAGATTGCTGTTGTATGGACAAGCTCAGATGAAAAAATAGCCACTGTTAGCCCGGATGGGCTGGTAACTGCGGTTAGCAAGGGAACCTGCACCATCACCGCTTCTGTTGATGCGGCAGTCAGTGCTTCTGCACAAATCACCGTACAAGACCCGGGCGAAGAAGAAATTGCTTTATTAAAAGCATATCTGAAAGATAGACTACAAGCGCCGTCAGTAAAAAGTCTGAACAAATCCTCAATATATCCAGATGGAATGCCTGCAGAGGTTACCATCAAACAGCTTAACGATGCAGCAATTGTCGACTTAAATGGAGACAATCATTATGAAATGATTGTGGAACACCTTTTTCATATGATTCCCATTCGCAGTGAGGACTACGGTTATGAGCCGTTTTATGAAATATATTACATAGAGGATGGAAAAGTACAGAAAAGCCCAACTCTCATCGGGGCGGAAAATGGAGACTATATGGGAGGAATATGGTGCTCCATTACTCAGGACACCCAAACACAGCAGTATTTCCTGACGACCAATGACGTTTACCGACCAGATATTGATCGGAGTTTAATAACTCAGTTTAATACATTAGATGGGGCCAAAATGACACCAGTCATGTCTTCAGAAGGGGGTATTGCAATCACACTGTCAAAAAAAGAAATTCGCTCTTCTAATCAAAAACTTATTTATGCTTTGAATGAAAAGGAAGTGGATTTACAAGCCTTCAATGAAGCGCAAAAGCGTTTCAAGCCGGTTCACTTCGATCTGCCACAACAGCGAACGCAAGAGGGGATCGGTATGTGGCAAAACCATGTTGAAAATAAAAATTTTAATATCGACCAAATCAAAATCTTTAAAAACAGCACTGCGCCAAAATCTTCCTTCGATGATATGATACAGCCTGCGCAAAAACGTCTGATTTCAGAACCAACAACTTTACTTGGAATGTCATTTTACAGGGCCAAAGCCCTTTTAGGCGATTACCATTCTATCACTGTACCCCAAAATACTCCCTACTATATTGCTATGGATAATGACAATCTGCTGGAATTCGATAATTATCCATTCATCGTAGAGGGGCCAGACTCTTCAGAAGATGCCTATATTTCTAATATTCTCATACGCAAGGAAGGCACGAATTTTTATAAAGATGCAAAAATCGGAATGAATTTAACTCAAATCAGTCAAACTGAAAGCAATCTTTCCATAGGAAACTCAGAAGAAGGAGATTCGAGGAAGGTGTATATGCAACCCTCAGACCAGAAGTTCCCCTATACATACCAATTGTTTTTTGATCAGGATGATGTCACTCAACCTTCTGCAAAATGCATTTGGGCAGTGATCAGTGATATCAATTAA
- a CDS encoding tyrosine-type recombinase/integrase, translating to MELNEKYGKQALTLEETAKELGVSVPDLDLLIENGELSVKKIGKRTLVPIISLERYLGLAESAGQSYTTEPNDEEEVFRMATPHSSGSILYVKARDEFRYAISRGKDPVTGKRERLIKGGFLTREDAEEALQKALKEMDGVLLPDSGVSFTAPATPPTPNAPRITVRDYLDQHLFTMFSAPTARTKHCYATNAKRIVKSKLGDMYLDELTRMELQEFLNSMSHMSQSTLDKVRLVLRKMTAVAAEDELIPKDVGRMVKKARSTQRDLRSDDEKVYSKEQINTILSCAKQESDPMIYTVLLLETLTGMRPEEIRALLKTDVNFSTCEIHIHQAAVMKPILGNSAFSKSTGRESAIGPTKSPAGIRTLYIGEQGIEAIKEWLGYLEKNAPAKYQNRFLFPSSTDVPMRDDVLNTAFNRFKKRHGFGKEYTLYKFRHTFATTLAESGVPVKTAMCLMGDSTTNVILGVYTHVRSDEAKRTGQQINQVYCDMLSLAEIKEKVNRV from the coding sequence ATGGAACTGAACGAAAAGTATGGCAAGCAGGCTTTGACGCTGGAGGAAACGGCAAAGGAATTGGGAGTTAGTGTCCCCGACCTTGATCTTCTTATCGAGAACGGAGAATTATCCGTTAAAAAGATCGGGAAACGCACTCTTGTACCAATCATCTCTCTGGAACGGTATTTGGGACTTGCTGAATCAGCAGGTCAGAGTTATACTACCGAACCAAACGACGAAGAGGAGGTTTTCAGAATGGCAACGCCGCATAGCTCCGGCAGCATTTTATATGTAAAGGCAAGGGATGAGTTCCGATACGCCATCAGTCGGGGAAAAGATCCGGTAACAGGAAAACGGGAACGACTGATTAAGGGAGGATTCCTTACTCGTGAGGACGCAGAGGAAGCTCTCCAGAAGGCACTGAAAGAGATGGATGGGGTGTTGTTACCTGATTCTGGGGTATCTTTTACAGCACCTGCCACTCCCCCCACTCCAAATGCTCCACGCATTACCGTTCGGGATTATTTGGATCAGCATCTCTTTACAATGTTCTCGGCTCCGACTGCACGTACAAAGCATTGCTATGCTACCAATGCGAAGCGAATTGTAAAATCAAAACTTGGAGATATGTATTTAGATGAGCTAACACGAATGGAGCTTCAGGAATTTCTGAACAGTATGTCCCATATGTCCCAGAGCACACTGGATAAGGTTCGTCTTGTCCTGCGTAAAATGACTGCTGTTGCCGCTGAGGACGAGTTGATCCCGAAAGATGTGGGACGGATGGTCAAAAAAGCGAGATCCACTCAAAGGGATTTACGTTCAGATGACGAAAAGGTGTATTCGAAAGAGCAAATCAACACCATTTTATCTTGTGCGAAACAGGAAAGTGATCCTATGATTTACACAGTTCTTTTGCTGGAAACGCTAACTGGAATGAGACCGGAAGAAATTCGTGCCTTGCTGAAAACCGATGTGAATTTCAGCACATGCGAGATTCACATCCATCAGGCCGCAGTAATGAAACCAATACTGGGCAACAGCGCATTTTCCAAAAGCACTGGTAGAGAGTCTGCGATAGGCCCCACAAAAAGTCCGGCAGGAATTCGGACTTTGTACATTGGCGAGCAGGGAATTGAGGCAATCAAAGAATGGTTGGGGTATTTGGAAAAGAACGCCCCTGCAAAATATCAGAACCGGTTCCTGTTCCCCTCATCAACTGACGTTCCAATGCGGGACGATGTTCTAAACACGGCATTCAATCGCTTCAAAAAACGACATGGTTTTGGGAAAGAGTACACGCTGTATAAATTTCGGCACACCTTTGCCACAACATTAGCAGAATCGGGAGTCCCGGTCAAGACCGCCATGTGCTTGATGGGAGACTCCACCACAAATGTGATTTTAGGTGTCTACACTCACGTTAGAAGCGATGAGGCAAAACGTACCGGTCAGCAAATCAATCAGGTGTATTGTGATATGCTTTCATTAGCGGAAATAAAAGAGAAAGTCAATAGAGTGTAG
- a CDS encoding helix-turn-helix domain-containing protein, with the protein MSSLREELVFNGDRLKKARIYRGFTVAELAEHLDCQRQTVSMYENKKIDNPDSTIVNRMSDILKFPKKYFYEKDNSINIGSTYFRALLTTNKKYRNEQIQKMEFVSNIFAFIKEYIDFPQLDLPSISTTSTPEEAAELLRDKWNLGRRPIENLIFETEQKGIVITSFETATDNIDAFSQMIDINGDDIFTIGYSSNKTSAARLHFDIAHELGHICMHEWSEDIEILSKEEFKERENEANQFASAFLLPKDTFYFDVKQNPTSIPYYIELKKKWKVSIAAMIRRAYTLAVISYEEYQSLMRVLQRRGMRKEEPLDNVLTTAQPSLLKTAVQMLLSEKVFTAKEFIDELSFSYNLTLYPNEIEHLLGLPVGTLKIDNVIPLHNLQLKN; encoded by the coding sequence GTGTCCTCATTGAGAGAGGAACTAGTTTTTAACGGAGATAGGCTTAAAAAAGCTCGTATCTATAGAGGTTTTACAGTGGCTGAGTTAGCTGAGCATCTTGATTGTCAACGACAAACTGTATCGATGTACGAAAACAAAAAAATTGATAATCCAGATTCAACTATTGTTAATAGAATGTCGGATATCTTAAAATTTCCAAAGAAGTATTTTTATGAAAAAGACAATAGTATCAATATTGGATCAACGTATTTTAGAGCTTTATTGACCACCAATAAGAAATATCGCAACGAACAAATACAAAAAATGGAATTTGTTTCAAATATATTTGCTTTTATAAAAGAATATATTGATTTTCCTCAACTGGATTTACCGTCAATAAGCACTACCTCTACACCGGAAGAGGCTGCAGAACTATTACGAGATAAATGGAATCTTGGGAGACGTCCAATAGAAAACTTAATTTTTGAAACCGAGCAAAAGGGAATTGTTATTACTTCCTTTGAGACTGCCACAGATAACATCGATGCTTTTAGTCAAATGATTGACATCAATGGAGATGACATTTTTACTATTGGCTACTCAAGTAATAAAACATCCGCTGCAAGGCTGCATTTTGATATTGCCCATGAATTAGGACATATCTGTATGCATGAATGGAGTGAGGATATCGAGATACTATCAAAAGAAGAATTTAAAGAACGTGAAAACGAAGCAAATCAATTTGCCTCCGCTTTTCTTCTTCCTAAAGACACCTTCTACTTTGATGTTAAGCAGAATCCGACTAGTATCCCTTACTATATTGAATTGAAGAAAAAATGGAAAGTATCTATTGCTGCTATGATCCGCCGGGCATATACATTAGCTGTGATTTCATATGAGGAATACCAATCATTGATGCGCGTTCTTCAGCGCAGAGGTATGCGAAAAGAAGAGCCACTAGATAATGTACTGACCACAGCACAACCATCCTTATTAAAAACTGCTGTTCAAATGTTATTATCTGAAAAAGTGTTTACAGCCAAAGAATTTATAGATGAGTTGTCTTTTAGCTATAATCTTACTCTTTATCCTAATGAAATAGAGCATTTACTTGGACTTCCAGTAGGTACCCTAAAAATTGATAATGTAATTCCGCTGCATAATTTACAACTAAAAAACTAA
- a CDS encoding XRE family transcriptional regulator has product MRIDEPIKILCIKTDLTMSEIAKRLNKTPQAFCQKVKRGTFTIDDLDQVAMVTDCKLECSFVLPNGERIQIQ; this is encoded by the coding sequence ATGAGAATTGATGAGCCAATAAAAATACTTTGTATTAAGACAGATCTGACGATGTCAGAAATTGCAAAGCGATTAAATAAAACCCCACAAGCATTTTGTCAGAAAGTGAAGCGGGGGACATTTACCATTGATGATCTTGATCAGGTTGCTATGGTTACAGATTGCAAACTGGAGTGTAGTTTTGTTTTGCCAAATGGCGAAAGAATACAGATTCAGTGA